TAGGCGTTTCTTCCTTTTATGCCGCCCCATCTCTTAAGGAGACCGGGCGGTTTCCAGCCAGCAGGTGCCCGTGATGACTGCCTATTCCGAAAAAGCCGGCCGCTTCGTCGCGCTGCTTCTCATCGCAGGCTCCGGTGTGGTGACGATCGCCAAGGGCATGAGCCTGACCTTCCTTGCAATCCGCCTCCAGCGTGACTTCGGCCTCAACCCTGCCAGCATCGGCGCGTTGATCGGCGTGGGTCCGCTGCTCGGCGCGATCGTCAGCCCCTTCGCCGGCACGCTCTCCGATCGGATTGGCCGAAAAGCCGTGTTGACCGTCGCACTCTTCATGGCCGGACTGGCGCTGGCCGGGCTCGGACTGGCGCAATCGATCGCCGCCTTCGCGCTGGCCCACATCGTCTCCGCCGTTGCCGCCGCCGTTTTTGAACCGGTCGCACGCGCCTTGATGAGCGATGCGGCGCCTGAACATCTGCGCCTCAAGGTTTTCTCCTGGCGTTATCTCGCCATCAATGCCGGCTGGGCGATTGGGCCATTGATCGGCGTATGGGTCGGCGCTGCCTATGTGACGCTTTTCGTCATCGCGGGCGTCATCCACGCAGCCTTCGGTCTCGTGATCTTGCTCACGGTACCCGAGGCGAGCAGCAGGCAGGCTATCGAAGCCGAACGAACGTCAGGGAGTGCCGGTGGCTGGCGCGGACTTGTCGCCGCCTTGCGTGACCGGCGCCTGGTCTTCTTCGTCGTCGGCGGCACGCTGCTTCTCGCCGTTCACGGTCAGTGGTCGGTGACCCTGTCGCAGTATCTCAATACCGGCTTTGAGGACGGCGTCACGCTCTTTGCGCTGCTGGTTTCGACCAACGCGGTAACGGTGCTGGTCGCCAGCACGCCGGCCCGCTTCGTCATCGAACGGATCGGCGCCCTGCACGCGCTGTCGCTTGGCAGCCTGCTGTTCCTGATCGGCGAGATCGGCTTTGCCGCCTCGTCCGGAATGGAAATGCTCGTCGCCTCGATGATCCTTTTCACCATAGGCGAGGTGCTGGTCGTGCCGTCGGAATATGTGCTGGTCGACGGAATTTCCAACGCCGGCAACCGCGGCACCTATTTCGGTGCCCATTCACTCTCGACGTTTGGAAACTTCCTCGGGCCGCTCACCGGCGGCCTTGCGCTTGGCGCCGTCGGCGGCGCCGGCATGTTCCTGCTGTTCGGGGCATTTGCGGCGGCAGGTGCGCTTCTGTTTGCGATCGGCCATTCCATGCCGCCGCCGCGTCCTGAGGCTGCGCGCACCACAGCGCTCGACGATGGCGCCGCCACGGGAGACCTGCTGCGGCTGGGGCAGTTTGCTTGAGACCGGTTATCCGCCGGTCGCGGGCGACGCGTTGATCTGCTCCTGTACCCGTTCGAGTGGCCCCGGCGCCAGTGCTGCCGGCGGCTGATACGGATTGGAGAAGGCGTAGATCAGGAACAGGATGATGCCGGTATAGGCGCCGAAGAGGCAGAGCAGCAGCAGGTTACGCCGTCTCGGCGGATAGGCATAATAGGCGAGCGCGATGAAGATCACGCCGGAGAGTGCCGCGAACCAGAAGATGCTGTCGATCGAGTCCGCGACGTTGCTTTCCCGCTTGGTTCGGCTCTGCGAAACGTCGTGCAGCCGCTCCAGCATCTGGCTGCGCAGGCTCTCCTGACGCTTGTCGGCCGGCACGAGGTTCAGCACATGCTGGTAGGCCTTGTCCCAGAACGCCCAGGCCTCATTTGAAAGACGGCCCTTGTCGGCCAATGACTGCCACTCGCCGTCGATCACCTGGGACACGTAGGCGGAGATCGCCTGCTGGATCGGTGCCTTGAAGCCTTCGCCGTAGCGTGCGGCATCATAGTAGATGTCGGCGATAGCGCCGGCTTCGGTCGCCATTTCGTATTTAAGCTGCTGGTACTCGACCATCTCCTGCGCGAACACGAGAGCAAGGATCAGGCCATGCAGTGCCGAGATCCGGAAGATGACCGAACTGGCCAGCTCCTTGTCATGACCCTCGGCCTCACCGCCCATGATCAGCCGCATCAGGAAGTACGCAGCAAGCGTCAGTGCGACCGTGCCACACACGAAGAGTGCACCGAGCAGCATCTCGACGATCATGTCCCCTCCACAGCCCATTCTCCTGCCGCGGGCCTTCGTCAATTCTGAGCCCACGACCGGCGAAAGACAACTGCACGCCCCGGACCAGGCCCTGGGCGGCTGTCTTGCGGCTGGCCGAAACGCTATGCTTGCAGCGCCATCCACCCGTCTTGCCACCATTTCGACACTGCCAACACCTAAGCACCGCGCCAAAACTGGAGTAAAAACAAGATCATGAGTGCGCCAAGCGAACAGACAGTCCTCAAACAATCGATCGCGGCCACCGTGGTCGTCGGGGTGACGGGCGTTATCTTCGGTCTGCTATCGGGCTCGGTTTCCATCGTGTTCGACGGCGTCTTCTCGGCCGTCGACGCCTCTATGACCCTGCTTGCGCTTGGCGTGACGCAGCTGATCCCGAAGCCGAGCAAGCGCTTCCAGATGGGCTTCTGGCACATTGAACCGATGGTGCTGCTCTTCAATGCCGGCCTTCTGACCCTGCTTTCCTTCTACGCGATGGTGAACGCCGTGGGCTCCATTCTGTCGGGCGGCAATCACCTCGCCTTCGACTGGGCGATCGCCTATGCCGCCGTCGTCGTGGTGATCTGCGCCTTCATGTTCTTCTATGTACGCCGGGCGAACCGGCCGATCGGCTCGGAGTTCCTGGCGCTCGACGTGCGCGCCTGGGCGATGTCCGGTGCGATCACCTCCGCGCTGCTGGTCGCCTTTGCGATCGCCGCCGCCCTGAAGGGCACGGCTTACGAATACGTCACGCCCTATG
The nucleotide sequence above comes from Ensifer sp. PDNC004. Encoded proteins:
- a CDS encoding MFS transporter gives rise to the protein MTAYSEKAGRFVALLLIAGSGVVTIAKGMSLTFLAIRLQRDFGLNPASIGALIGVGPLLGAIVSPFAGTLSDRIGRKAVLTVALFMAGLALAGLGLAQSIAAFALAHIVSAVAAAVFEPVARALMSDAAPEHLRLKVFSWRYLAINAGWAIGPLIGVWVGAAYVTLFVIAGVIHAAFGLVILLTVPEASSRQAIEAERTSGSAGGWRGLVAALRDRRLVFFVVGGTLLLAVHGQWSVTLSQYLNTGFEDGVTLFALLVSTNAVTVLVASTPARFVIERIGALHALSLGSLLFLIGEIGFAASSGMEMLVASMILFTIGEVLVVPSEYVLVDGISNAGNRGTYFGAHSLSTFGNFLGPLTGGLALGAVGGAGMFLLFGAFAAAGALLFAIGHSMPPPRPEAARTTALDDGAATGDLLRLGQFA
- a CDS encoding DUF4239 domain-containing protein, coding for MIVEMLLGALFVCGTVALTLAAYFLMRLIMGGEAEGHDKELASSVIFRISALHGLILALVFAQEMVEYQQLKYEMATEAGAIADIYYDAARYGEGFKAPIQQAISAYVSQVIDGEWQSLADKGRLSNEAWAFWDKAYQHVLNLVPADKRQESLRSQMLERLHDVSQSRTKRESNVADSIDSIFWFAALSGVIFIALAYYAYPPRRRNLLLLCLFGAYTGIILFLIYAFSNPYQPPAALAPGPLERVQEQINASPATGG
- a CDS encoding cation diffusion facilitator family transporter; its protein translation is MSAPSEQTVLKQSIAATVVVGVTGVIFGLLSGSVSIVFDGVFSAVDASMTLLALGVTQLIPKPSKRFQMGFWHIEPMVLLFNAGLLTLLSFYAMVNAVGSILSGGNHLAFDWAIAYAAVVVVICAFMFFYVRRANRPIGSEFLALDVRAWAMSGAITSALLVAFAIAAALKGTAYEYVTPYVDPAILIVLTLCLIPLPIRTVFQALKEIFLIAPAELDERVRQAAANAATRHGFADYRTYVAKVGRSKTIEVYLIATPETKVGTLAELDRIRAEIGEEIGDPGPDRWLTIAFTGDARWAE